A single window of Aspergillus flavus chromosome 4, complete sequence DNA harbors:
- a CDS encoding phosphatidate cytidylyltransferase (CDP-diacylglycerol synthase), which yields MSKPRRNVRFPHRASETRRLSISDASDAASEPGSPSKNGSVSKPETIVEEKPEQPQMSDYEKKKQTFITRTIWTFVMIFGFFIAMFSGHIYIIGLVTAIQIISFKEVIAIANVPSKEKNLRFTKSLNWYFLATTMYFLYGESVIYYFKHVLLVDKVLLPLATHHRFISFTLYVMGFVFFVASLQKGHYRFQFTQFAWTHMALYLIVVQAHFVMNNILEGMIWFFLPASLVITNDIFAYVCGITFGRTQLIQLSPKKTVEGFLGAWICTIIFGYFMTNVLMRYKYFICPVNDLGSNVLTGLECTPNPAFMPQPYQVPEWTGVDKTFYVEPIQFHILIFATFASLIAPFGGFFASGLKRTFKIKDFGESIPGHGGITDRMDCQFIMGFFAYMYYHSFIAVYKATVGDVIETAINGLTVEEQLEVVRGLGKYLYNQGTVSETILECLNTELKRR from the exons ATGTCCAAACCACGTCGGAATGTCAGGTTCCCACACCGGGCGTCGGAAACTCGTCGGTTAAGTATCTCAGATGCCAGCGATGCCGCTTCTGAACCCGGAAGTCCGTCAAAAAATGGCAGCGTGTCCAAGCCCGAGACGATCGTCGAAGAG AAACCCGAACAGCCGCAGATGTCCGACtatgagaaaaagaagcagaCCTTCATTACTCGCACAATATGGACCTTCGTGATGATCTTTGGTTTCTTTATTGCCATGTTCTCAGGCCACATCTACATCATTGGCCTCGTTACCGCCATTCAAATCATCTCATTCAAGGAGGTTATCGCGATTGCCAATGTGCCGAGCAAAGAGAAGAACCTCCGTTTCACTAAATCGCTGAATTGGTATTTCCTAGCCACAACAATGTACTTTTTGTACGGTGAAAGTGTCATCTACTATTTTAAGCACGTCCTGTTAGTCGACAAGGTGTTATTGCCTCTCGCGACTCATCACAGGTTTATCAGCTTTACTCTCTACGTCATGG gatttgtcttctttgttgcATCTTTACAGAAGGGACACTACCGGTTCCAATTTACACAGTTCGCTTGGACTCACATGGCACTTTACCTGATCGTCGTACAAGCACACTTTGTTATGAACAACATTTTGGAGGGAATGATCTGGTTCTTCCTCCCAGCGTCTCTGGTCATCACTAACGATATTTTTGCCTACGTTTGCGGGATCACGTTTGGCCGGACCCAATTGATCCAACTGTCTCCCAAAAAGACAGTCGAGGGGTTCCTCGGTGCTTGGATTTGCACCATAATCTTCGGCTACTTCATGACCAATGTCCTAATGCGCTACAAGTACTTCATCTGCCCGGTAAATGATCTCGGATCCAATGTGTTGACGGGGTTGGAATGCACCCCAAACCCAGCCTTTATGCCCCAGCCGTACCAAGTTCCAGAGTGGACCGGAGTGGACAAGACTTTTTACGTCGAGCCCATACAGTTCCATATTTTGATCTTCGCTACATTCGCCTCCCTAATCGCTCCTTTCGGTGGCTTCTTCGCTTCCGGGCTTAAGCGAAcctttaaaattaaagattttgGTGAATCGATCCCGGGTCATGGCGGTATCACCGATCGGATGGACTGCCAATTCATCATGGGCTTCTTTGCGTACATGTACTACCATAGCTTTATTGCCGTGTACAAAGCTACCGTTGGAGATGTGATTGAGACCGCCATCAATGGCCTGACGGTCGAGGAGCAATTGGAGGTTGTCCGAGGGTTGGGCAAGTATCTGTACAACCAAGGTACTGTTTCCGAGACG ATTTTGGAGTGTCTGAACACTGAGCTCAAGCGCCGATGA
- a CDS encoding cyclin-like protein, giving the protein MVPENKDGLNNQAASETSIPEPPSIHPSFIQVAKPYIFEQTIQQCIAAMGVNPLREEGLRLQGVTWIDNVRRVLYLPIRTFNTAVVYYHKFRLVHPDSEYNYMDAAAAALFTACKIEDTLKKSREIVCAAYNLKLPPSEHISPDNPVFEVHARGIIGLERLMLEASGFDFRTRHPQKTLIKLARHYGLTSQSQVSNVAYRISQDLYRTFAPIKQTASTMAFTCLELAGRLLDQRIEAVELGVDYEKWKTSREEVMETLFDLLELYTHSRGSTSVGPHFPADRFLTVRIPLNKEAEAQGLPRYTHWVNESRDPKATNGAKSGKELALEKAGARLHPLTPVAANGERPRAGEKGRDGAVRFMLDTECADAEKARVSEYFKVEMEEYEVEE; this is encoded by the exons ATGGTGCCGGAGAATAAGGATGGCTTGAACAATCAGGCCGCATCGGAGACAAGCATACCGGAGCCGCCTTCCATTCATCCCTCCTTCATCCAAGTAGCCAAGCCGTATATCTTCGAGCAGACTATTCAACAATGTATTGCGGCTATGGGCGTCAATCCCCTACGCGAGGAAGGACTGCGCCTGCAGGGAGTGACGTGGATCGATAATGTTCGCCGAGTGTTATATTT ACCTATCCGTACCTTCAACACGGCTGTGGTGTATTATCACAAGTTCCGACTCGTTCATCCTGACAGCGAGTATAATTATATG GatgctgctgcggctgcatTGTTTACCGCCTGCAAGATTGAGGACACCTTGAAAAAGTCCCGAGAGATTGTATGTGCAGCATATAATCTCAAACTACCACCTTCAGAACATATATCTCCTGATAATCCG GTCTTCGAAGTACATGCTAGAGGTATCATTGGATTGGAGAGGCTTATGCTTGAGGCGTCAGGTTTTGATTTTCGGACGCGTCACCCGCAAAAAACCCTGATCAAGCTTGCCAGACATTATGGCCTTACGTCGCAGTCGCAGGTGTCTAATGTGGCATATCGCATCTCGCAGGACCTCTATCGTACTTTCGCTCCAATCAAACAGACTGCCTCAACCATGGCTTTTACCTGTCTAGAACTGGCAGGCCGTCTGCTGGACCAGCGCATCGAGGCGGTCGAATTGGGAGTAGACTACGAGAAGTGGAAAACCAGTCGGGAAGAAGTAATGG AAACCCTCTTTGACCTACTGGAGCTGTATACCCACAGTCGTGGCTCCACCTCAGTCGGCCCACATTTCCCAGCCGATCGATTCCTGACAGTCCGTATCCCATTGAACAAAGAGGCAGAAGCCCAAGGACTCCCTCGCTACACACACTGGGTTAATGAGTCAAGAGACCCCAAAGCTACCAATGGCGCAAAGAGCGGCAAGGAGCTGGCCCTGGAGAAAGCTGGCGCCAGGCTCCATCCGCTCACACCTGTCGCTGCCAATGGGGAAAGACCCAGAGCCGGCGAGAAAGGACGGGATGGAGCCGTACGCTTTATGCTCGACACGGAGTGTGCGGATGCAGAGAAGGCGCGTGTTTCCGAGTATTTCAAGGTCGAAATGGAGGAGTACGAAGTGGAAGAATGA
- a CDS encoding putative glutathione-S-transferase theta, GST (glutathione S-transferase) produces MAPIPDAAVHPEATGAAKVLVENHRAEQPLKLYAGWFCPFVQRVWLALEEKQIPYQYIEVNPYHKPQSLLSLNPRGLVPTLSCLVKDGGVRAAKPLYESTVILEYLEEAYPDSSPRLLPVDPYDRARVRIWIDYVTSRIIPAFHRFLQYQPKAGGEDPTAGLERLRQEFLGHLKEWTREMHVDGPFFLGDQITLPDLVLAPWAVRLWVFDEYKSGGLGIPAGGNGGEDELVWQRWRKWLKAVEDRRSVRETTSEKGYYLPVYKRYADNVAQSELAKATREGRGVP; encoded by the exons ATGGCCCCCATTCCAGATGCAGCAGTCCACCCTGAAGCAACGGGGGCTGCTAAAGTGTTAGTCGAAAATCATCGTGCGGAGCAACCATTAAAGCTGTATGCGGGGTGGTTTTGTCC CTTTG TCCAACGGGTTTGGCTCGCActagaagagaaacaaatcCCTTACCAGTACATCGAAGTCAACCCCTATCACAAGCCCCAGTCACTTCTTTCACTGAATCCGCGCGGTCTGGTGCCGACACTATCTTGCCTGGTAAAAGACGGGGGTGTCCGGGCAGCCAAACCCCTTTATGAATCCACGGTTATTCTTGAGTACCTCGAGGAGGCCTATCCAGATAGCTCTCCACGGCTCCTCCCAGTAGACCCCTACGACAGAGCCCGAGTACGCATCTGGATCGACTATGTTACCTCGCGGATCATCCCGGCTTTCCATCGATTCCTTCAATACCAGCCCAAGGCAGGAGGTGAAGACCCAACGGCTGGCTTGGAGAGACTCAGACAGGAGTTTCTGGGCCATCTCAAGGAGTGGACTAGGGAAATGCATGTCGACGGACCATTCTTCTTGGGAGATCAGATTACACTGCCAGATCTGGTCCTCGCCCCATGGGCGGTCCGGTTGTGGGTCTTTGATGAATATAAATCCGGTGGACTTGGCATCCCAGCGGGAGGCAATGGAGGGGAGGATGAGCTTGTTTGGCAGCGGTGGAGAAAGTGGCTAAAAGCCGTAGAGGATAGGAGAAGTGTGAGAGAAACTACGAGTGAGAAGGGGTACTACCTCCCAGTCTATAAGCGGTATGCAGACAATGTGGCGCAGAGTGAGTTGGCAAAGGCTACCCGTGAAGGGAGGGGGGTGCCATGA
- a CDS encoding putative fructosamine-3-kinase, translated as MAPVPASLLRALSISDPSKASLSTAGLGSGFTSTGAIRATVPSADGQYEEERRYFVKTSADGKAAEEMFRGEYESLNAIATSVPGFCPRALAWGPLEESNGKSFYLATEFLDLGGGGRTGQSLAQRLGKLHSTPAPLDPETEKRRFGFPVPTFCGDTKQPNRFHDSWADFYANERLIMILETSEKRNGRDASLRDLVERTAHTVVPALLGDGHLGYDKNGNGEGITPVVVHGDLWSGNADRGRIVGSGCKGDEEVGDVVYDPSSCYAHSEYELGIMKMFGGFGSTFFTAYHKIVPRTEPVEEYEDRVRLYEL; from the coding sequence ATGGCTCCAGTCCCCGCATCGCTGTTGCGTGCTCTCTCCATCTCCGATCCCTCTAAAGCAAGCTTGTCCACTGCTGGCTTGGGGTCGGGTTTCACCAGTACAGGAGCCATTCGAGCAACAGTGCCATCTGCAGATGGACAgtatgaagaagagagacgATACTTTGTTAAAACATCCGCAGACGGTAAAGCTGCTGAAGAGATGTTCCGAGGGGAATATGAGTCCTTGAATGCTATTGCGACCTCCGTACCAGGATTTTGTCCCCGCGCTCTAGCTTGGGGTCCTCTGGAAGAAAGCAACGGAAAGAGCTTCTACTTAGCGACTGAATTCCTAGACCTAGGGGGTGGTGGCCGGACAGGCCAATCTCTGGCTCAAAGACTAGGAAAGCTTCATTCGACCCCGGCCCCGCTAGATCCTGAGACGGAGAAACGCCGGTTCGGGTTCCCCGTGCCGACCTTCTGTGGTGATACTAAGCAACCCAATCGATTTCACGATTCATGGGCAGACTTCTACGCCAATGAACGGTTGATAATGATTCTCGAAACCTCGGAGAAGCGCAATGGCCGAGACGCCAGTCTACGAGATCTAGTGGAGCGGACGGCACACACGGTTGTACCCGCCCTTCTAGGGGATGGTCATCTAGGCTACGACAAGAATGGGAACGGGGAAGGTATTACACCTGTGGTTGTCCATGGAGATCTTTGGAGCGGCAATGCAGACCGTGGAAGAATCGTGGGCAGTGGATGCaagggagatgaagaagtgGGTGACGTTGTCTACGATCCATCATCATGCTATGCACATAGTGAGTATGAGCTGGGAATCATGAAGATGTTTGGAGGCTTTGGGTCGACATTTTTCACTGCCTACCATAAGATTGTTCCTAGGACTGAGCCAGTGGAGGAGTATGAAGACCGGGTAAGGCTGTACGAGCTGTAG
- a CDS encoding armadillo-type protein, giving the protein MTRASTPPILLELQSADSLSSQASALRTLKNETIGHDQRKEAWIRWGIIPILAKVLASRQTSGKNTELNGPTKSQQPSSRNPEEDETCLQAIIILGSIAQGGAAFLSPILSSGILSILLSILSSPDCPQSFVLPILRTLNNIADRLPLQSQQQWPKDTRLADLLFSDEHISCLSRILGQDYGTYQAQASIELAAALIGKLCTEETHKAILADCGVLDALAVKVASFIVAQGFVLPGAEAHVQESGALGSLPPPAPPSAKLAPILRATTVIIEHSKWRAEHFLSSPGIVTVFPKQVPGFAPSDIKTGPWGSTYLSGSAVPRHAGASPLEHLLPSVPLSQGKASASATNFPPLGQPHGPQRRHSHSFPTPFSILEAPNSDDDENAIVPWLLYTIRAECGMVRLMAARLVTVLYRLGLTKKLRVSMLCYLLIPILIRMLDKDYEITGDDGVQYGGLILSTDRLKEEAPAVLATLVIDDQELQKHAVDGGAIKRLSQLLKETYNPIQENAKPMWHVDGGEKVETTCTQSAECMLGPPGYSPIHCHVMRYRENILKALAALVPFKDEYRKTICDNGVVPYIIDSLKPCPNDPRDTSNPKNTAADGNPTPTLLAACGAARMLTRSVSVLRTSLIDAGVATPLFTLIRHQDIEVQIAATSVICNLALDFSPMKEAIISAEVLPTLCEHAHSTNTRLRIESLWALKHVAYNSTNDVKMKVINGLGPTWIQQIITQDPISALAKRGLDDEMESGTSTGMSRANSAGEQVDLLNPVEDTQEPDEDMKMADTLPPSKMSLEMFLPDVSRRRKLALHGDLDQTTQARQDDIAVQEQTFDLLRNLVCGPGASEMIDHLFKEIGQDLILDALADKLRPRTIQVPHKRESSTHRALQVPTEILVAVTYVIIHLAASLPWHRQLLVSHRDLLRYLMGYFEHANRDVRTNCVWVVINLTYEDDSSDRDGCRERAYKLLSVGVMDRLKRLEEDPDLDVRERTKTALHLLSCWASVVFAEYIQYNRYLSYR; this is encoded by the exons ATGACTCGCGCTTCAACACCTCCGATACTTTTGGAACTTCAAAGCGCAGATTCCTTATCGTCTCAGGCTTCGGCACTTCGAACCCTTAAAAATGAAACAATTGGCCATGATCAACGCAAAGAAGCCTGGATCCGGTGGGGTATAATCCCCATACTAGCCAAGGTCCTTGCCTCCAGGCAAACTAGCGGAAAGAACACCGAGCTCAATGGGCCGACCAAAAGCCAACAGCCATCGAGTCGCAATCCGGAGGAAGACGAAACGTGCCTACAGGCAATTATCATACTTGGTAGTATAGCACAAG GCGGTGcggctttcctttcccctaTCCTTTCTAGCGGCATCCTCTCGATCCTCCTGTCTATATTGTCATCTCCCGATTGCCCTCAATCTTTCGTTCTCCCTATACTGCGAACCCTGAATAACATCGCGGATCGGCTACCACTGCAAAGCCAACAACAATGGCCGAAAGATACACGTTTAGCCGATTTGCTCTTCTCAGACGAACATATCAGCTGTCTGTCACGCATTCTCGGGCAGGACTATGGCACTTATCAAGCGCAGGCATCCATTGAACTTGCTGCTGCCCTTATCGGGAAGCTTTGCACAGAAGAAACCCATAAGGCAATCTTGGCCGATTGTGGCGTGTTGGATGCGCTGGCTGTGAAGGTGGCATCGTTTATCGTTGCTCAGGGTTTTGTACTTCCAGGTGCGGAGGCACATGTGCAGGAGTCTGGTGCTCTTggttctctccctccccctgCACCCCCAAGTGCCAAACTGGCTCCGATCCTTCGTGCTACCACGGTCATTATTGAACATTCTAAATGGCGTGCGGAGCATTTTCTCTCATCGCCTGGCATAGTGACTGTTTTCCCCAAGCAGGTGCCTGGATTTGCTCCTTCTGATATCAAGACAGGCCCGTGGGGATCGACATATCTCTCGGGCTCAGCTGTGCCACGTCACGCCGGGGCCAGTCCCCTCGAGCATCTCCTACCATCGGTTCCACTGTCTCAAGGAAAAGCTTCTGCTAGTGCTACCAACTTTCCACCTCTTGGTCAGCCACATGGACCCCAACGCCGGCATAGCCATTCATTCCCAACCCCCTTCTCGATCTTGGAGGCGCCGAACTctgatgacgatgagaatGCCATCGTTCCTTGGCTTCTATATACTATCCGTGCCGAGTGTGGCATGGTGCGGTTGATGGCAGCACGTCTGGTCACAGTTCTATACCGTCTAGGTCTAACGAAGAAGCTTCGAGTCTCTATGCTTTGCTACTTGTTGATTCCAATTCTTATCCGAATGCTTGATAAGGACTATGAGATAACTGGCGATGATGGCGTCCAATATGGAGGACTGATTCTGTCCACTGACCGTCTGAAAGAGGAAGCCCCGGCGGTTCTTGCTACCCTGGTGATTGACGATCAAGAGCTGCAGAAGCATGCAGTCGATGGAGGTGCTATTAAACGACTATCTCAGCTACTGAAAGAAACCTATAATCCAATTCAAGAGAACGCGAAACCGATGTGGCATGTCGATGGCGGGGAAAAGGTCGAGACTACTTGCACACAATCAGCAGAGTGCATGCTGGGTCCTCCAGGGTATTCTCCCATTCATTGTCATGTCATGCGATACCGGGAGAACATTCTTAAGGCTTTGGCCGCTCTGGTGCCTTTCAAGGATGAATACCGCAAGACTATCTGTGACAATGGGGTAGTCCCCTATATCATTGATTCGCTCAAACCGTGCCCGAACGATCCTCGAGACACATCTAATCCGAAAAACACCGCTGCTGATGGCAACCCTACACCAACCCTATTAGCAGCTTGTGGTGCTGCACGGATGCTCACTCGCTCGGTTAGCGTATTAAGAACCAGCCTGATTGATGCTGGAGTAGCCACTCCTTTATTCACCTTAATTCGGCACCAGGATATAGAAGTTCAGATTGCGGCAACGTCAGTTATATGTAATCTTGCGCTGGACTTTAGTCCAATGAAAGAG GCAATTATATCCGCAGAGGTCCTTCCAACATTATGTGAGCATGCACATTCTACGAACACAAGGCTCCGAATTGAATCGCTTTGGGCGTTGAAGCATGTAGCCTATAACTCGACCAACGATGTCAAGATGAAGGTCATTAACGGCTTGGGACCTACGTGGATCCAGCAAATCATAACGCAAGACCCAATTAGTGCTCTAGCTAAACGAGggctggatgatgagatggaAAGCGGCACCTCAACGGGCATGAGTCGAGCCAACTCCGCAGGAGAACAAGTTGATCTATTGAATCCTGTCGAGGACACACAGGAACCCGATGAGGATATGAAAATGGCCGATACATTACCGCCGTCTAAGATGAGCTTAGAGATGTTCCTTCCCGATGTTAGCCGGCGTCGCAAGCTTGCGCTGCATGGGGACCTCGACCAAACCACTCAAGCACGCCAAGATGATATTGCCGTACAAGAACAGACCTTTGATCTCTTGCGTAATCTTGTTTGTGGTCCGGGTGCATCAGAGATGATTGATCATTTGTTCAAGGAGATCGGGCAGGATTTGATATTGGATGCACTGGCGGATAAACTACGGCCTCGTACCATTCAAGTGCCACATAAACGAGAATCATCTACCCACAGAGCTCTCCAAGTTCCAACAGAGATCCTGGTGGCAGTCACGTATGTGATCATCCACCTCGCTGCTAGCCTCCCATGGCACCGCCAACTTTTGGTCTCACATCGTGATCTGTTACGTTATCTCATGGGGTACTTCGAGCACGCCAACCGTGATGTGCGGACGAATTGTGTGTGGGTAGTGATCAATCTTACATATGAAGATGACTCGAGTGATCGAGACGGCTGCCGTGAGCGAGCATACAAACTGCTTTCTGTTGGGGTGATGGACCGGTTGAAGCGCTTAGAAGAGGACCCAGATCTTGATGTCCGAGAGCGAACCAAAACAGCCTTACATTTG CTATCCTGCTGGGCGAGTGTTGTGTTTGcggagtacatacagtacaatAGGTACCtatcttatcgataa
- a CDS encoding cyclin-dependent protein kinase regulator Pho80: MRQGMRPFLAAAAQGFAARAPTWWYRWAEMLVSSPSPSSALRPSPSSPPTRPPPSLSSPPLPRHSSTTISHNQHYEPAGNPTAAPGSHFSPRSSRVAIEELRSALNRHTVASSPPGPSGDLPRGRMSAGLTSLGGGNSTAASTAESAAAAAAAAANTNTNPSGAPCYTHNNSPPAVTQSQASAPAPTQHPVAASMPAPNSNGAGSNKRNSPNDPIANGGLTSGIGSTDLEGSQSKRLRPSNPAVKLLPAQYELADPRDIVVLISSMLMELIRFNDKIPLHQGRLTRFHSRSPPRISVNDYLQRLTTHATLSPPILLSMVYYIDRLCALYPAFTVSSLTIHRFLIASATVASKGLSDSFWTNKTYARVGGISMTELALLELEFLFRVEWRIVPQPEVLEDYYQSLVERCEGYEIVRET, from the exons ATGCGCCAGGGCATGCGGCCATTcttagcagcagcagcacaaGGTTTCGCAGC TCGTGCGCCCACGTGGTGGTATCGTTGGGCGGAGATGCTAGTTTCATCGccctcaccctcctccgCCCTTCGCCCTtcaccctcctctcctcccactcgccctcctccctctctctcgtctcctcctcttcctcgtcactCGTCGACGACTATTTCACATAACCAGCATTATGAGCCTGCCGGTAACCCGACAGCTGCGCCCGGTAGTCACTTCTCTCCTCGTTCTTCCCGTGTGGCCATCGAAGAGCTTCGTTCAGCTCTAAATCGACACACCGTTGCATCGTCCCCTCCGGGGCCCTCAGGGGATCTCCCTCGCGGTCGCATGTCCGCTGGGCTGACCTCCCTTGGGGGCGGAAACAGCACTGCCGCGTCTACCGCTGAAAGCGCCGCCgcagccgccgccgccgccgccaatACCAACACAAATCCATCAGGTGCCCCTTGTTATACCCACAATAACAGCCCTCCTGCTGTAACTCAATCTCAGGCCTCCGCCCCCGCTCCCACACAACATCCCGTGGCCGCCTCAATGCCCGCGCCAAATAGCAACGGCGCAGGGTCTAATAAGCGTAACAGTCCGAACGACCCTATCGCTAATGGTGGGCTTACAAGCGGGATTGGGAGCACGGATTTGGAGGGCTCGCAATCGAAGCGGCTGCGTCCATCCAACCCCGCAGTCAAGTTGCTGCCGGCTCAATATGAACTCGCTGATCCTCGGGATATCGTTGTGCTAATCTCCAGCATGCTGATGGAACTCATTCGGTTCAATGACAAAATCCCGCTCCACCAAGGTCGACTGACTCGCTTTCACTCCCGATCTCCTCCACGGATTTCTGTCAATGACTATCTGCAGCGATTGACCACTCATGCTACACTTTCACCTCCAATCCTGCTGAGCATGGTGTATTATATCGACCGCCTTTGCGCTCTTTACCCAGCCTTTACCGTCTCCAGTCTTACCATTCACCGATTCCTCATTGCCAGTGCAACAGTTGCGAGCAAAGGACTGAGCGATAGTTTCTGGACGAATAAGACCTATGCTCGGGTGGGCGGTATCAGCATGACGGAGTTGGCTCTTCTTGAGTTAGAGTTTCTATTCCGCGTAGAGTGGCGCATTGTTCCTCAGCCGGAAGTGCTTGAGGACTACTACCAGAGTCTAGTTGAAAGATGTGAAGGATATGAGATCGTACGCGAAACTTGA